A region from the Acyrthosiphon pisum isolate AL4f chromosome A1, pea_aphid_22Mar2018_4r6ur, whole genome shotgun sequence genome encodes:
- the Ctsf gene encoding cathepsin F isoform 3 precursor (isoform 3 precursor is encoded by transcript variant 3; The RefSeq protein has 3 substitutions compared to this genomic sequence) produces MKLLFLGFCLFIALFGENVSAQKHKIGNNKQFLISNLYKRHYSVRNIINHKIVKRDTEEGINKFIEQLSDIALKSMNGLSDYGHKLIEVEEIGNISRTSDQNKIEVTACRFNDLNQKKEIEMHPEKKISRNDFFVCDVCQNTIKKMENNTYKVVEMGCVLHDSRAYIRVPKA; encoded by the exons ATGAAATTACTATTTCTAGGATTTTGTCTCTTCATTGCTTTATTTGGAGAAAATGTTTCCTCCCAAAAGCACAAG ATTGGGaataataaacagtttttaatttctaatctTTACAAGCGTCATTATTCTGTAAGAAATATTATCaatcataaaattgtaaaaagagATACTGAAGAaggaattaataaatttattgaacaaTTATCAGACATAGCATTGAAATCAATGAATGGATTATCAGATTATGGGCATAAATTAATTGAAGTTGAAGAAATTGGCAATATATCACGT ACTTCAGATCAAAACAAAATAGAAGTAACAGCATGtcgttttaatgatttaaatcagaaaaaagaaatagaaatgcatcctgaaaaaaaaatatcaagaaatgattttttt gtttgtGATGTAtgtcaaaatacaattaaaaagatGGAAAACAATACATATAAAGTGATAGAAATGGGATGTGTCTTACATGATTCTCGTGCTTATATTCGTGTTCCAGAGgcttaa
- the LOC100163044 gene encoding transcription and mRNA export factor ENY2 produces the protein MSQNEVTFVEEENFKSLVCRRLVECGWMDEVTMLCKEKLKDRLSKGQTVQSITEDDLFNDVAPDARRMLPDTIKRELKVKVQNKLLQTAGYFDETDSES, from the exons ATGTCTCAAAACGAAGTGACGTTTGTAGAGGAagaaaa TTTCAAGTCATTAGTATGCCGAAGACTGGTTGAATGTGGTTGGATGGATGAGGTGACCATGTTATGCAAAGAAAAGTTAAAGGATCGTTTATCTAAAGGGCAAACAGTTCAATCTATAACTGAAGATGATTTATTCAATGATGTTGCCCCAGATGCTAGaa GAATGTTACCAGATACAATCAAAAGAgaattaaaagtaaaagtacaaaataaattactacaaaCAGCTGGATATTTTGATGAAACGGATAGTGAATCTTAA
- the LOC100161018 gene encoding catenin alpha isoform X2, protein MTDQFGPITLKWDPKNLEIRTMSVEKTLEPLVLQVTTLVNTKGTSRKKKGRSKRAHVLVAAVEKATENFIEVGEQIAFENPDIKQEMLAAVEEVRKTGDAMSIAAREFAEDPCASAKRSNMVRAARNLLSAVTRLLILADMVDVHLLLKSLRVVEDDLEKVKNASSQAELLDNIKVFGRSASELMSQAAKRQQELKDPQLRDDLAAARAILKKHSTMLLTASKVYVRHPELAAAKANRDFVLKQVCEAVNTISDVAQGRSAAMNDNGNQIYDGPGELAAALDDFDERMVMDPLVYNEVRTRPSLEERLESIISGAALMADSSCTRDERRERIVAECNAVRQALQDLLSEYMSNMSVKETSEGLERAIDHMCRKTRDLRRQLRKAVVDHVSDSFLETSVPLLVLIEAAHSGDEKEVEECALVFTEHANKLVEVANLACSMSNNEDGVKMVRTAAAQIENLCPQVINAARVLAVRPRSKLALDNMDVFRDAWQAQVRLLTEAVDDITTIDDFLAVSESHILEDVNKCVLALQEGSADPLDRTAGAIRGRSARVCNVVAAEMDNYEPGIYTERVLEAIKVLRDQVMPNFAQRVELAVDALSTNPPKEVDENDFIDASRLVYDGVREIRRAVLMNRTDEELDPEDIEFDEHYTIDTRSRSSAHTGEPLDEYPDISGITTAREAMRKMTEEDKQKIAQQVEFFRSEKLKFDREVAKWDDTGNDIIVLAKHMCMIMMEMTDFTRGRGPLKTTMDVINAAKKISEAGTKLDKLTRQIADQCPESSTKKDLLAYLQRIALYCHQLNITSKVKADVQNISGELIVSGLDSATSLIQAAKNLMNAVVLTVKSSYVASTKYPRQGADLQKLVVWKMKAPEKKPLVRPEKPEEVRAKVRKGSQKKVQNPIKALSEFQSPTESV, encoded by the exons ATGACTGATCAGTTCGGTCCCATCACACTAAAATGGGATCCCAAAAATCTAGAGATACGAACTATGTCTGTGGAAAAGACATTAGAACCATTAGTTTTACAA GTGACTACTTTAGTGAACACAAAAGGAACTTCACGTAAGAAGAAAGGACGTTCAAAAAGAGCTCATGTTCTAGTTGCTGCTGTCGAAAAAGCTACAGAGAATTTTATTGAAGTTGGAGAACAAATCGCTTTTGAAAATCCTGATATAAAACAAGAAATGTTAGCTGCAGTTGAAGAAGTTCGAAAAACtg gTGATGCTATGAGTATTGCTGCAAGGGAGTTTGCTGAAGATCCTTGTGCTTCAGCTAAACGTAGCAATATGGTAAGAGCGGCAAGAAATCTATTGTCAGCCGTAACACGCCTACTTATACTTGCAGATATGGTTGATGTGCATTTATTATTGAAGTCTTTAAGGGTT gttgAAGATGATTTGGAAAAGGTTAAAAATGCTTCAAGTCAAGCCGAACTTCTTgacaatattaaagtttttgGTAGAAGTGCTAGTGAACTTATGAGTCAAGCTGCAAAACGACAACAAGAATTAAAAGATCCTCAATTACGCGATGATCTTGCTGCAGCACGTGCTATTTTAAAGAAACATTCCACAATGCTGTTAACTGCTTCCAAA GTTTATGTAAGACACCCAGAACTTGCTGCAGCTAAAGCTAATCGTGATTTTGTGTTGAAACAAGTGTGTGAAGCTGTAAACACTATAAGTGATGTTGCCCAAGGTCGATCTGCAGCAATGAATGATAATGGAAACCAAATTTATGATGGACCTGGTGAATTGGCTGCTGCACTTGATGATTTTgat gaAAGAATGGTTATGGATCCTCTTGTTTATAATGAAGTGCGTACTCGTCCTTCTTTAGAAGAACGACTTGAAAGTATTATTAGTGGAGCTGCATTAATGGCTGATTCTTCGTGTACCCGTGATGAACGTAGAGAAAGAATTGTTGCTGAGTGTAATGCCGTGCGCCAAGCATTGCAGGATTTGCTGTCTGAATATATGTCCaac ATGAGTGTAAAAGAAACTAGTGAAGGATTGGAACGTGCTATTGATCATATGTGTAGAAAAACTAGAGATTTGAGACGACAATTACGTAAAGCTGTTGTTGATCATGTATCtgatag CTTCCTAGAAACAAGTGTTCCGTTACTTGTTTTGATTGAAGCAGCACATTCAGGTGACGAAAAAGAAGTTGAAGAATGTGCTCTTGTATTCACTGAACATGCAAATAAACTTGTTGAA GTTGCTAATCTTGCATGTAGCATGTCGAACAATGAAGATGGCGTAAAAATGGTACGAACAGCTGCTGCACAAATTGAGAATTTATGTCCTCAAGTCATAAATGCAGCTAGAGTACTTGCTGTTCGGCCCCGCTCTAAATTGGCACTTGATAATATGGATGTTTTTAGAGATGCATGGCAAGCACAAGTCAGACTACTGACTGAAGCTGTTGATGATATAACAACAATTGATGACTTCTTAGCTGTTTCAG aAAGTCATATTTTGGAAGATGTGAACAAATGTGTTCTTGCATTACAAGAAGGATCAGCTGATCCATTAGATAGAACTGCTGGAGCAATTAGGGGCCGTTCAGCTAGAGTTTGTAATGTAGTAGCTGCTGAAATGGATAATTATGAACCGGGAATATATACTGAGCGCGTGTTAGAAGCAATTAAAGTATTACGTGATCAAG ttatgcCTAACTTTGCTCAACGTGTTGAGTTAGCGGTTGATGCCTTATCAACCAATCCTCCTAAAGAAGTAgatgaaaatgattttattgatgCTTCTAGACTTGTTTATGATGGTGTAAGAGAGATTCGCCGAGCTGTTCTTATGAATAGG acTGATGAAGAATTAGACCCTGAAGATATAGAGTTTGATGAACATTATACAATTGATACACGGAGCAGAT caaGTGCTCATACTGGAGAACCTTTGGATGAGTACCCAGATATTAGTGGAATTACTACAGCACGC gaAGCTATGAGAAAAATGACAGAAgaagataaacaaaaaattgctcaACAAGTTGAATTCTTTAGGAGTGAAAAGCTTAAGTTTGACCGTGAAGTAGCTAAATGGGATGATACAGGAAATGATATCATTGTTCTTGCCAAACATATGTGTATGATTATGATGGAGATGACAGATTTTACccg tggcCGTGGACCATTGAAAACTACTATGGATGTTATTAATGCAGCTAAGAAAATTTCAGAAGCTGGAACAAAGTTAGATAAGCTTACTAGACAAATTGCTGACCAATGTCCAGAATCATCTACCAAAAAAGATTTGTTAGCTTATTTACAACGTATTGCTTTGTATTGTCATCAGCTGAACATCACTTCTAAAGTTAAAGCTGATGTGCAAAATATAAGTGGAGAACTAATTGTTTCTGgg ttGGACAGTGCCACATCTCTAATTCAAGCtgcaaaaaatttaatgaatgcTGTTGTATTAACCGTGAAGTCCTCGTATGTGGCCAGTACAAAATACCCTAGACAAGGAGCAGATCtccaaaaa CTTGTTGTGTGGAAAATGAAAGCTCCTGAAAAGAAACCACTTGTAAGACCAGAAAAACCTGAAGAAGTTAGAGCTAAAGTACGAAAAGGCTCTCAAAAGAAAGTACAAAACCCAATAAAGGCTTTAAGTGAATTCCAAAGTCCTACAGAatctgtttaa
- the LOC100161018 gene encoding catenin alpha isoform X1 has translation MTDQFGPITLKWDPKNLEIRTMSVEKTLEPLVLQVTTLVNTKGTSRKKKGRSKRAHVLVAAVEKATENFIEVGEQIAFENPDIKQEMLAAVEEVRKTGDAMSIAAREFAEDPCASAKRSNMVRAARNLLSAVTRLLILADMVDVHLLLKSLRVVEDDLEKVKNASSQAELLDNIKVFGRSASELMSQAAKRQQELKDPQLRDDLAAARAILKKHSTMLLTASKVYVRHPELAAAKANRDFVLKQVCEAVNTISDVAQGRSAAMNDNGNQIYDGPGELAAALDDFDERMVMDPLVYNEVRTRPSLEERLESIISGAALMADSSCTRDERRERIVAECNAVRQALQDLLSEYMSNQLQLQRVGKRMSVKETSEGLERAIDHMCRKTRDLRRQLRKAVVDHVSDSFLETSVPLLVLIEAAHSGDEKEVEECALVFTEHANKLVEVANLACSMSNNEDGVKMVRTAAAQIENLCPQVINAARVLAVRPRSKLALDNMDVFRDAWQAQVRLLTEAVDDITTIDDFLAVSESHILEDVNKCVLALQEGSADPLDRTAGAIRGRSARVCNVVAAEMDNYEPGIYTERVLEAIKVLRDQVMPNFAQRVELAVDALSTNPPKEVDENDFIDASRLVYDGVREIRRAVLMNRTDEELDPEDIEFDEHYTIDTRSRSSAHTGEPLDEYPDISGITTAREAMRKMTEEDKQKIAQQVEFFRSEKLKFDREVAKWDDTGNDIIVLAKHMCMIMMEMTDFTRGRGPLKTTMDVINAAKKISEAGTKLDKLTRQIADQCPESSTKKDLLAYLQRIALYCHQLNITSKVKADVQNISGELIVSGLDSATSLIQAAKNLMNAVVLTVKSSYVASTKYPRQGADLQKLVVWKMKAPEKKPLVRPEKPEEVRAKVRKGSQKKVQNPIKALSEFQSPTESV, from the exons ATGACTGATCAGTTCGGTCCCATCACACTAAAATGGGATCCCAAAAATCTAGAGATACGAACTATGTCTGTGGAAAAGACATTAGAACCATTAGTTTTACAA GTGACTACTTTAGTGAACACAAAAGGAACTTCACGTAAGAAGAAAGGACGTTCAAAAAGAGCTCATGTTCTAGTTGCTGCTGTCGAAAAAGCTACAGAGAATTTTATTGAAGTTGGAGAACAAATCGCTTTTGAAAATCCTGATATAAAACAAGAAATGTTAGCTGCAGTTGAAGAAGTTCGAAAAACtg gTGATGCTATGAGTATTGCTGCAAGGGAGTTTGCTGAAGATCCTTGTGCTTCAGCTAAACGTAGCAATATGGTAAGAGCGGCAAGAAATCTATTGTCAGCCGTAACACGCCTACTTATACTTGCAGATATGGTTGATGTGCATTTATTATTGAAGTCTTTAAGGGTT gttgAAGATGATTTGGAAAAGGTTAAAAATGCTTCAAGTCAAGCCGAACTTCTTgacaatattaaagtttttgGTAGAAGTGCTAGTGAACTTATGAGTCAAGCTGCAAAACGACAACAAGAATTAAAAGATCCTCAATTACGCGATGATCTTGCTGCAGCACGTGCTATTTTAAAGAAACATTCCACAATGCTGTTAACTGCTTCCAAA GTTTATGTAAGACACCCAGAACTTGCTGCAGCTAAAGCTAATCGTGATTTTGTGTTGAAACAAGTGTGTGAAGCTGTAAACACTATAAGTGATGTTGCCCAAGGTCGATCTGCAGCAATGAATGATAATGGAAACCAAATTTATGATGGACCTGGTGAATTGGCTGCTGCACTTGATGATTTTgat gaAAGAATGGTTATGGATCCTCTTGTTTATAATGAAGTGCGTACTCGTCCTTCTTTAGAAGAACGACTTGAAAGTATTATTAGTGGAGCTGCATTAATGGCTGATTCTTCGTGTACCCGTGATGAACGTAGAGAAAGAATTGTTGCTGAGTGTAATGCCGTGCGCCAAGCATTGCAGGATTTGCTGTCTGAATATATGTCCaac CAATTGCAACTCCAAAGGGTCGGAAAAAGG ATGAGTGTAAAAGAAACTAGTGAAGGATTGGAACGTGCTATTGATCATATGTGTAGAAAAACTAGAGATTTGAGACGACAATTACGTAAAGCTGTTGTTGATCATGTATCtgatag CTTCCTAGAAACAAGTGTTCCGTTACTTGTTTTGATTGAAGCAGCACATTCAGGTGACGAAAAAGAAGTTGAAGAATGTGCTCTTGTATTCACTGAACATGCAAATAAACTTGTTGAA GTTGCTAATCTTGCATGTAGCATGTCGAACAATGAAGATGGCGTAAAAATGGTACGAACAGCTGCTGCACAAATTGAGAATTTATGTCCTCAAGTCATAAATGCAGCTAGAGTACTTGCTGTTCGGCCCCGCTCTAAATTGGCACTTGATAATATGGATGTTTTTAGAGATGCATGGCAAGCACAAGTCAGACTACTGACTGAAGCTGTTGATGATATAACAACAATTGATGACTTCTTAGCTGTTTCAG aAAGTCATATTTTGGAAGATGTGAACAAATGTGTTCTTGCATTACAAGAAGGATCAGCTGATCCATTAGATAGAACTGCTGGAGCAATTAGGGGCCGTTCAGCTAGAGTTTGTAATGTAGTAGCTGCTGAAATGGATAATTATGAACCGGGAATATATACTGAGCGCGTGTTAGAAGCAATTAAAGTATTACGTGATCAAG ttatgcCTAACTTTGCTCAACGTGTTGAGTTAGCGGTTGATGCCTTATCAACCAATCCTCCTAAAGAAGTAgatgaaaatgattttattgatgCTTCTAGACTTGTTTATGATGGTGTAAGAGAGATTCGCCGAGCTGTTCTTATGAATAGG acTGATGAAGAATTAGACCCTGAAGATATAGAGTTTGATGAACATTATACAATTGATACACGGAGCAGAT caaGTGCTCATACTGGAGAACCTTTGGATGAGTACCCAGATATTAGTGGAATTACTACAGCACGC gaAGCTATGAGAAAAATGACAGAAgaagataaacaaaaaattgctcaACAAGTTGAATTCTTTAGGAGTGAAAAGCTTAAGTTTGACCGTGAAGTAGCTAAATGGGATGATACAGGAAATGATATCATTGTTCTTGCCAAACATATGTGTATGATTATGATGGAGATGACAGATTTTACccg tggcCGTGGACCATTGAAAACTACTATGGATGTTATTAATGCAGCTAAGAAAATTTCAGAAGCTGGAACAAAGTTAGATAAGCTTACTAGACAAATTGCTGACCAATGTCCAGAATCATCTACCAAAAAAGATTTGTTAGCTTATTTACAACGTATTGCTTTGTATTGTCATCAGCTGAACATCACTTCTAAAGTTAAAGCTGATGTGCAAAATATAAGTGGAGAACTAATTGTTTCTGgg ttGGACAGTGCCACATCTCTAATTCAAGCtgcaaaaaatttaatgaatgcTGTTGTATTAACCGTGAAGTCCTCGTATGTGGCCAGTACAAAATACCCTAGACAAGGAGCAGATCtccaaaaa CTTGTTGTGTGGAAAATGAAAGCTCCTGAAAAGAAACCACTTGTAAGACCAGAAAAACCTGAAGAAGTTAGAGCTAAAGTACGAAAAGGCTCTCAAAAGAAAGTACAAAACCCAATAAAGGCTTTAAGTGAATTCCAAAGTCCTACAGAatctgtttaa
- the Ctsf gene encoding cathepsin F isoform 2 precursor (isoform 2 precursor is encoded by transcript variant 2; The RefSeq protein has 2 substitutions compared to this genomic sequence) has protein sequence MKLLFLGFCLFIALFGENVSAQKHKPSPLGGYNDVEADSEKIRELALFSLDSITQQTMSKRSLGLIRVVSAKSQVVAGINYKIKLLVCEKDSTLGENIVMDPKNCRSCDITIWEQSWLNKKNVTKVACSKPSEISSFTSVAVTKRDIHENVNLGAKISLNSNDKKVQDIVAYALLSIDRQEGSNKPHVLSKIINVSKQIVSGIIYNIELEICDNSTSEVDEKKCRICNIKVWEQAWENNKNTSEFNCYKPHKTNTDISNSGKLTTKKNNIDDRLQLKTDFENFIMTHNKIYTSLEEKSRRFRIFAANMKKVKLLQNHEQGSAIYGATQFADLTKNEFKKKYLGLDSSMTSKKTLPMAVIPQSASIPNEFDWRNHNVVTPVKNQGACGSCWAFSAIANIEGQYALKSKELLSLSEQELIDCDNLDNGCGGGLMTQAFEAVENLGGLETESDYPYEGHADRKGCQLKKSDVKVSISKAVNVSTDEEDIAKFLVKHGPLSVGVNANAMQFYMGGVSHPIHALCSPKSLDHGVAIVGYGVHRTKYTHKNLPYWLIKNSWGPGWGEKGYYLLYRGDGSCGVNQMVSSAIIE, from the exons ATGAAATTACTATTTCTAGGATTTTGTCTCTTCATTGCTTTATTTGGAGAAAATGTTTCCTCCCAAAAGCACAAG ccatCCCCTTTGGGAGGCTATAACGACGTTGAAGCTGACAGTGAGAAAATCAGAGAACTGGCTCTCTTTTCATTAGATTCTATAACACAACAAACAATGTCTAAGAGATCCTTGGGGTTAATCAGAGTCGTCTCCGCAAAATCTCAA gtTGTTGcaggaataaattataaaataaaattattggtatGTGAAAAAGATTCAACACTAGGCGAGAACATTGTTATGGATCCCAaa aaTTGTCGTTCTTGTGATATAACCATCTGGGAACAATCAtggttgaacaaaaaaaatgttactaaagTGGCTTGTTCTAAACCTTCTGAAATTTCTTCATTTACAAGTGTAGCTGTAACAAAAAGA GACATACATGAAAATGTAAATCTTGGAGCAAAAATAAGTTTGAATTCTAATGACAAAAAAGTTCAAGACATAGTGGCTTATGCTTTACTGTCTATTGATAGACAAGAAGGATCTAACAAACCACATGTGttatcaaaaatcataaatgtatccaaacaa attgtgTCTGGAATTATCTACAATATTGAGTTGGAAATATGTGATAATTCTACAAGTGAAGTCGATGAAAAG AAGTGtagaatttgtaatattaaagtatggGAACAGGCATGGGAGAACAACAAAAATACTTCTGAATTCAATTGTTATAAACCTCATAAAACTAACACAGATATATCAAATTCT ggAAAATTAActacaaagaaaaataatattgatgatcgATTACAATTAAAGacagattttgaaaattttatcatgacacataataaaatatatactagtcTTGAAGAAAAGAGTAGAAGATTCCGAATATTTGCTGCTAATATgaagaaagtaaaattattacaaaaccaTGAACAAGGAAGTGCTATTTATGGAGCTACACAATTTGCAGATCTTACAA aaaatgaatttaaaaaaaaatatttgggtcTGGACTCATCGATGACAAGCAAAAAAACATTACCCATGGCAGTTATTCCACAAAGTGCTTCTCTTCCTAATGAATTTGATTGGAGAAACCATAATGTAGTGACACCAGTAAAAAATCAG GGAGCCTGTGGATCTTGTTGGGCATTCTCAGCCATAGCCAATATTGAGGGACAGTATGCTTTAAAATCTAAAGAACTTCTATCTCTCTCAGAACaag AGCTCATTGATTGTGATAATTTGGATAATGGGTGTGGTGGTGGTTTAATGACTCAAGCATTTGAAGCCGTTGAAAATTTGGGAGGTTTAGAGACAGAGTCTGATTATCCTTATGAAGGACACGCAGATCGTAAAGGatgtcagttaaaaaaaagtgatgTGAAGGTATCAATATCAAAAGCTGTGAATGTATCTACAGATGAGGAAGATATTGCCAAATTTTTAGTTAAACATGGTCCCCTTTCTGTTGGGGTTAATGCTAATGCTATGCAG TTTTATATGGGTGGTGTATCACATCCAATCCATGCTTTATGTAGCCCTAAATCACTGGATCACGGTGTGGCCATTGTTGGCTATGGAGTCCACA gaACTAAATATACCCACAAAAATTTACCATAttggttaattaaaaatagttggggACCTGGATGGGGAGAAAAA ggTTACTACTTGCTCTACAGAGGTGATGGATCTTGTGGAGTCAATCAAATGGTTTCTTCAGCAATCATTGAATAA
- the Ctsf gene encoding cathepsin F isoform 1 precursor (isoform 1 precursor is encoded by transcript variant 1; The RefSeq protein has 2 substitutions compared to this genomic sequence), which yields MKLLFLGFCLFIALFGENVSAQKHKPSPLGGYNDVEADSEKIRELALFSLDSITQQTMSKRSLGLIRVVSAKSQVVAGINYKIKLLVCEKDSTLGENIVMDPKNCRSCDITIWEQSWLNKKNVTKVACSKPSEISSFTSVAVTKRDIHENVNLGAKISLNSNDKKVQDIVAYALLSIDRQEGSNKPHVLSKIINVSKQIVSGIIYNIELEICDNSTSEVDEKKCRICNIKVWEQAWENNKNTSEFNCYKPHKTNTDISNSGKLTTKKNNIDDRLQLKTDFENFIMTHNKIYTSLEEKSRRFRIFAANMKKVKLLQNHEQGSAIYGATQFADLTKNEFKKKYLGLDSSMTSKKTLPMAVIPQSASIPNEFDWRNHNVVTPVKNQGACGSCWAFSAIANIEGQYALKSKELLSLSEQELIDCDNLDNGCGGGLMTQAFEAVENLGGLETESDYPYEGHADRKGCQLKKSDVKVSISKAVNVSTDEEDIAKFLVKHGPLSVGVNANAMQFYMGGVSHPIHALCSPKSLDHGVAIVGYGVHKYPYLNATLPFWTIKNSWGDKWGMQGYYLLYRGDGSCGVNQMVSSAIIE from the exons ATGAAATTACTATTTCTAGGATTTTGTCTCTTCATTGCTTTATTTGGAGAAAATGTTTCCTCCCAAAAGCACAAG ccatCCCCTTTGGGAGGCTATAACGACGTTGAAGCTGACAGTGAGAAAATCAGAGAACTGGCTCTCTTTTCATTAGATTCTATAACACAACAAACAATGTCTAAGAGATCCTTGGGGTTAATCAGAGTCGTCTCCGCAAAATCTCAA gtTGTTGcaggaataaattataaaataaaattattggtatGTGAAAAAGATTCAACACTAGGCGAGAACATTGTTATGGATCCCAaa aaTTGTCGTTCTTGTGATATAACCATCTGGGAACAATCAtggttgaacaaaaaaaatgttactaaagTGGCTTGTTCTAAACCTTCTGAAATTTCTTCATTTACAAGTGTAGCTGTAACAAAAAGA GACATACATGAAAATGTAAATCTTGGAGCAAAAATAAGTTTGAATTCTAATGACAAAAAAGTTCAAGACATAGTGGCTTATGCTTTACTGTCTATTGATAGACAAGAAGGATCTAACAAACCACATGTGttatcaaaaatcataaatgtatccaaacaa attgtgTCTGGAATTATCTACAATATTGAGTTGGAAATATGTGATAATTCTACAAGTGAAGTCGATGAAAAG AAGTGtagaatttgtaatattaaagtatggGAACAGGCATGGGAGAACAACAAAAATACTTCTGAATTCAATTGTTATAAACCTCATAAAACTAACACAGATATATCAAATTCT ggAAAATTAActacaaagaaaaataatattgatgatcgATTACAATTAAAGacagattttgaaaattttatcatgacacataataaaatatatactagtcTTGAAGAAAAGAGTAGAAGATTCCGAATATTTGCTGCTAATATgaagaaagtaaaattattacaaaaccaTGAACAAGGAAGTGCTATTTATGGAGCTACACAATTTGCAGATCTTACAA aaaatgaatttaaaaaaaaatatttgggtcTGGACTCATCGATGACAAGCAAAAAAACATTACCCATGGCAGTTATTCCACAAAGTGCTTCTCTTCCTAATGAATTTGATTGGAGAAACCATAATGTAGTGACACCAGTAAAAAATCAG GGAGCCTGTGGATCTTGTTGGGCATTCTCAGCCATAGCCAATATTGAGGGACAGTATGCTTTAAAATCTAAAGAACTTCTATCTCTCTCAGAACaag AGCTCATTGATTGTGATAATTTGGATAATGGGTGTGGTGGTGGTTTAATGACTCAAGCATTTGAAGCCGTTGAAAATTTGGGAGGTTTAGAGACAGAGTCTGATTATCCTTATGAAGGACACGCAGATCGTAAAGGatgtcagttaaaaaaaagtgatgTGAAGGTATCAATATCAAAAGCTGTGAATGTATCTACAGATGAGGAAGATATTGCCAAATTTTTAGTTAAACATGGTCCCCTTTCTGTTGGGGTTAATGCTAATGCTATGCAG TTTTATATGGGTGGTGTATCACATCCAATCCATGCTTTATGTAGCCCTAAATCACTGGATCACGGTGTGGCCATTGTTGGCTATGGAGTCCACA aatatcCTTATTTAAATGCGACTTTACCATTTTGGACCATTAAAAACAGTTGGGGCGACAAATGGGGCATGCAG ggTTACTACTTGCTCTACAGAGGTGATGGATCTTGTGGAGTCAATCAAATGGTTTCTTCAGCAATCATTGAATAA